Proteins encoded in a region of the Flammeovirga yaeyamensis genome:
- a CDS encoding VIT domain-containing protein has translation MKYKLLLLFLTVSCVINAQVINILNPRSDEDSIALKQLCVHVEILDNIATTTMEMHFYNYGNRIMEGELNFPLKQGATVSAFSLEINGEWREGVVIKKDKAKKVFEEIVRQNVDPAILEKTVGNNFKTRLYPIPPKGYKKCIITFEEELSQLNNKYNYQLPLSFQSKLEELKVDVEIINESVTKNILDPDGLQLDIKRVNKSVVAKLEGKDLFLKSKLSLNLPADNDHKEVLAVKGTITDDHFFYLNTIPEIKQNPKKQPSSILIYWDVSSVFDDRSIDKEFDLLKAYFKWNKNIQVNVKTFNYKVKDQKKFTIRDGNVESLINYLSQLEYDGGSKIDASIIQSVSEDECWLFSNGISNLSEAELISLEKPLFTVSSSQKINGNYLSAVANQNNGGYINLNQLSLDQAVTRLSTSLVRYLNVEVLEGEVEDVYPSKPITFDTHLSIAGMLKSSQAKIRVNVGTAQEILYSKDIVLEATDKQYATVERLWCQKQINELSTLPERNKDRITDLALKYGLVSDYTSFIVLDNVEDYVRYEIDPPASLRKEYDRLMALGKEKKVKNYKERLDRVYSEFQKDIEWWNNVKDMSGYVPPKKEIKKVTNTDVVEEEVELEEVVYYDMAESAPAEFESESDIDSWGRAESDSWGGQADMKRQAPKKKKKVTSRLVPYDSGAEYLVQLKEVGKKEQWSKYLQLKKEYQFSPSFYYDVASYFFETDRKDKGVQVISNLAELDLERHELLRNLGRKLQSFHQFDESEYIFHKLIELRPFEPQNYRDLALMYEDKGDYQKALDQLYFIIENEWDADVNARFGNIELIILHEMNRLITLYKDQLDISNIDSRFIYSMPLDIRVVIDWDLLDTDIDLWVIDPLEEKCFYSHKNTKIGGRMSQDFTRGYGPEEFRLKYGYNGDFIIKVHYFGNNKQSLFGPVSLRTLVYSNYASEGEDKQELNLQLQGVGKQVYEVGTVNYKSSN, from the coding sequence ATGAAATACAAACTATTATTACTCTTCCTAACAGTTTCTTGTGTTATAAATGCCCAAGTGATCAATATTTTGAACCCAAGAAGTGATGAAGATTCTATTGCCTTAAAACAGCTATGTGTGCATGTCGAAATTCTAGATAATATAGCCACAACGACCATGGAAATGCACTTCTATAATTATGGAAATCGGATTATGGAAGGAGAACTCAATTTCCCATTAAAACAGGGAGCAACGGTGTCTGCTTTTTCTTTGGAGATTAATGGAGAATGGAGAGAAGGAGTTGTTATCAAAAAAGATAAAGCAAAGAAGGTATTTGAAGAGATTGTGAGGCAAAATGTAGACCCTGCAATTTTAGAGAAAACAGTGGGTAATAATTTTAAAACAAGACTGTATCCAATCCCACCTAAAGGATATAAGAAGTGTATTATCACTTTCGAAGAGGAACTAAGCCAATTAAATAATAAGTACAATTATCAGTTACCCTTAAGTTTTCAAAGTAAGTTAGAAGAACTTAAGGTGGATGTTGAGATCATTAATGAGAGCGTAACTAAAAATATTCTAGATCCTGATGGACTTCAGTTAGATATCAAAAGGGTAAATAAATCGGTAGTCGCCAAATTAGAAGGGAAAGATCTTTTCTTAAAGTCAAAACTATCTTTGAACTTACCAGCAGATAATGATCACAAAGAAGTATTAGCTGTTAAAGGGACAATAACGGATGATCATTTTTTCTATTTAAATACCATTCCTGAGATAAAACAAAATCCAAAGAAACAACCGTCATCTATTTTGATCTATTGGGATGTGTCCTCAGTATTTGATGATAGATCCATAGACAAGGAGTTTGATTTACTGAAGGCCTATTTCAAGTGGAATAAGAATATACAGGTGAACGTAAAAACTTTCAATTATAAAGTTAAAGATCAAAAGAAGTTTACTATTCGAGACGGGAATGTAGAAAGCTTAATCAACTATTTATCGCAATTAGAATATGATGGAGGAAGTAAAATTGATGCTTCAATCATCCAATCGGTTTCAGAAGATGAATGTTGGTTGTTTTCGAATGGGATTTCCAATTTATCGGAAGCTGAACTTATCAGTTTAGAGAAACCATTGTTTACGGTGAGCTCAAGTCAGAAAATCAATGGGAATTATTTATCAGCGGTAGCAAATCAGAATAATGGAGGGTATATCAATTTAAATCAATTGAGTTTGGATCAAGCTGTAACAAGACTTTCGACTTCTCTTGTAAGATATTTAAATGTTGAAGTACTCGAAGGAGAAGTAGAAGATGTTTACCCAAGTAAACCCATCACTTTTGATACACATTTATCTATTGCAGGTATGTTAAAATCATCTCAAGCGAAGATTAGAGTAAATGTAGGTACAGCTCAAGAAATATTGTACTCTAAAGATATAGTTCTGGAAGCAACAGATAAACAGTATGCTACAGTAGAAAGACTTTGGTGTCAGAAGCAGATTAATGAACTAAGTACTCTACCTGAAAGGAACAAAGATCGAATTACAGATTTAGCCTTGAAATATGGTTTAGTATCTGATTATACATCATTTATTGTTTTAGATAATGTAGAAGATTATGTTCGATATGAAATAGACCCTCCTGCATCTTTAAGAAAGGAATACGATCGTTTGATGGCTTTAGGAAAAGAGAAAAAAGTGAAAAACTATAAGGAAAGGTTAGATCGTGTGTATTCTGAATTTCAAAAAGATATTGAATGGTGGAATAATGTAAAGGATATGAGTGGTTATGTCCCTCCAAAGAAAGAGATCAAAAAAGTGACCAATACAGATGTTGTGGAAGAGGAAGTCGAATTAGAAGAAGTGGTCTATTATGATATGGCAGAAAGTGCTCCTGCAGAATTTGAATCTGAAAGTGATATTGATTCTTGGGGCAGAGCAGAAAGTGATTCTTGGGGTGGACAAGCAGATATGAAAAGGCAAGCACCTAAAAAGAAAAAGAAAGTTACTTCTCGACTTGTTCCTTATGATTCAGGTGCAGAATATTTAGTCCAACTAAAAGAGGTAGGTAAAAAAGAACAATGGTCAAAATACCTTCAGTTGAAAAAAGAGTATCAATTTTCTCCTTCTTTTTATTATGATGTGGCCTCATATTTCTTTGAAACTGATAGAAAAGATAAAGGGGTACAAGTGATTTCGAATCTAGCTGAGTTGGATTTAGAGAGACACGAACTGCTAAGAAATTTAGGGAGAAAGCTACAATCCTTCCATCAATTTGATGAATCTGAATACATCTTTCATAAATTGATTGAACTTCGACCATTTGAACCTCAGAACTACAGAGATTTGGCCTTAATGTATGAGGATAAGGGTGATTATCAAAAAGCCTTAGACCAACTGTATTTTATTATTGAAAACGAGTGGGATGCTGATGTCAATGCTCGTTTCGGAAATATTGAGCTTATCATCCTTCATGAAATGAATCGCTTAATTACCCTCTATAAAGATCAATTAGATATTTCGAATATCGATTCTAGGTTTATTTATTCTATGCCTTTAGACATAAGAGTGGTCATTGATTGGGACCTTTTGGATACTGATATTGATTTATGGGTGATTGACCCATTGGAAGAAAAATGTTTTTATAGTCATAAGAATACAAAAATAGGAGGTCGTATGTCTCAAGATTTTACGAGAGGTTATGGTCCAGAGGAATTTAGACTGAAATACGGTTATAATGGAGATTTTATCATTAAGGTGCATTATTTCGGGAACAATAAGCAGTCTCTATTTGGTCCTGTGAGCTTAAGGACATTGGTTTATTCTAATTATGCATCAGAAGGTGAGGACAAGCAGGAGCTTAACTTACAACTTCAAGGAGTAGGAAAACAGGTGTATGAAGTAGGTACGGTGAATTATAAATCATCAAATTAA
- a CDS encoding sensor histidine kinase, whose protein sequence is MDSNSKELNLLFNARREFWITNTIGWVILYAINVTFQTQYFTCNFEAIFYSIVIAGTGFMISLFLRYFYSKIIIQNTPILITILKGIAVLMIISFLKTIIDLCFFIVFEFEELNYLEGEFEVLPYMFSMLMVLSIWSLIYFNYKYFENQKKIETDKLKLSLELKQLELSNLKDQLSPHFLFNAINNIRSLILIDAESARESLVHVSELLRYILNYQNKTLVHLEEEIEIVKSYIQLNQLHFGDKVEFILKVNDRLLDIEIPPLSIQLLLENAIKHGDINKGSSIEVHVFDKNNEVFIYVKNQGSLRGSPGNGIGLRNLEQRLISELNNSADFKIFEKDHSVTAQITIKPN, encoded by the coding sequence ATGGATTCGAATTCAAAAGAATTAAATCTGCTCTTTAATGCAAGGAGAGAGTTTTGGATAACAAATACGATAGGTTGGGTAATACTTTATGCTATCAATGTTACTTTCCAAACACAATACTTCACATGCAATTTTGAAGCAATATTTTATTCAATAGTTATCGCAGGAACAGGCTTTATGATAAGTCTGTTCTTGAGGTATTTTTATTCAAAAATTATTATTCAAAATACACCTATTCTCATCACAATATTAAAAGGTATAGCAGTGTTGATGATAATATCTTTCTTAAAGACTATTATTGATCTATGTTTTTTTATTGTTTTTGAGTTTGAAGAGTTGAATTATCTCGAAGGTGAATTTGAAGTCTTACCTTATATGTTTAGTATGTTGATGGTGCTTTCAATTTGGTCACTGATTTATTTTAACTATAAATATTTTGAGAATCAGAAAAAGATAGAAACAGATAAATTAAAACTATCTCTAGAGTTGAAGCAGTTAGAACTTTCTAATTTAAAAGATCAATTAAGTCCTCATTTCCTTTTTAATGCCATCAATAATATTCGCTCTTTGATATTGATTGATGCAGAATCAGCAAGAGAATCTTTAGTACATGTTTCTGAACTATTGAGGTACATATTAAATTATCAGAACAAAACACTAGTTCATTTGGAGGAAGAAATTGAGATTGTGAAAAGCTATATTCAACTCAATCAACTTCACTTTGGAGATAAAGTGGAGTTTATTTTAAAAGTGAACGATCGTTTATTGGATATTGAAATTCCCCCTTTGTCCATTCAATTATTATTGGAAAATGCGATAAAACATGGAGATATAAATAAAGGCAGCAGTATCGAAGTTCATGTTTTTGATAAAAATAATGAGGTATTTATTTATGTAAAAAATCAAGGATCATTAAGAGGATCTCCAGGAAATGGAATAGGTTTGAGGAATCTTGAACAAAGATTAATTTCGGAGTTGAATAATTCTGCCGACTTTAAGATTTTTGAAAAAGACCATTCTGTAACAGCACAAATAACTATTAAACCAAACTAA
- a CDS encoding RNA polymerase sigma factor, which translates to MTGKKQNIEDTYHEEQGRLTNYIKGKIGSMEDAEDIAQDVFLSFVGGFDEISDLRKSISWLYTVAKNKIVDYRRKKKPLSIEDQKVNDDDEGLNLMDLLPSLETMPDEQLMKDMIWEEIQLRLEELPKEQREVFEWHELEGYSFKQISDFTGLTVNTLISRKRYAVLYLREQLESLFKLMKD; encoded by the coding sequence ATGACAGGGAAAAAACAAAATATCGAAGACACATACCATGAGGAACAAGGCCGTTTGACGAATTACATCAAAGGGAAAATTGGTTCAATGGAAGATGCAGAAGACATCGCACAAGATGTGTTTTTGAGTTTTGTCGGAGGATTTGATGAGATCTCAGATTTGCGCAAATCAATCTCTTGGCTCTATACTGTCGCAAAAAATAAGATTGTTGATTACCGTAGAAAAAAGAAACCACTTTCTATCGAAGATCAAAAAGTAAATGATGATGATGAAGGTTTAAACCTTATGGACTTACTTCCCTCATTGGAAACTATGCCCGATGAACAGTTAATGAAAGATATGATCTGGGAAGAAATTCAATTGAGGTTAGAGGAATTGCCCAAAGAACAGAGGGAGGTCTTCGAGTGGCATGAATTAGAAGGCTACAGTTTTAAACAAATCTCTGATTTTACAGGACTCACGGTCAACACCCTTATAAGCAGAAAAAGATATGCGGTATTGTATCTAAGAGAGCAATTGGAAAGTCTCTTCAAACTGATGAAAGACTAA
- the gloA2 gene encoding SMU1112c/YaeR family gloxylase I-like metalloprotein, with translation MLKLKRLHHIAIICDDYQRSKKFYTEVMGFEVIQEVYREARDSWKLDLAFQGEYLIELFSFPNTPERPSYPEARGLRHLCFAVENIEEVIQQLNDKGVETGEIMIDPHTNKRFVFFEDPDQLPLELYEL, from the coding sequence ATGCTAAAATTAAAAAGACTCCATCATATCGCTATCATCTGTGATGATTACCAACGTTCTAAAAAGTTTTACACTGAAGTGATGGGTTTTGAGGTGATTCAGGAAGTCTATCGTGAAGCACGAGATTCTTGGAAACTAGATTTAGCATTTCAAGGAGAGTATTTGATAGAACTTTTCAGCTTCCCAAACACCCCTGAACGACCGTCTTACCCAGAGGCTCGAGGTTTACGACATTTATGCTTTGCAGTAGAGAATATCGAAGAAGTTATTCAACAATTAAATGACAAAGGTGTGGAAACAGGAGAAATTATGATTGATCCACATACCAACAAACGATTCGTATTTTTTGAAGATCCAGATCAATTGCCATTAGAATTATATGAATTATAA
- a CDS encoding outer membrane beta-barrel protein yields MTKKLNLFIAFLFCIYGTSFSQDIKKNTFFLTYSGLGQSVKSSFQTLDGGASYDGQDFFNLGLQYQRKLSRVIDLEAAIEYSEHTLETSYISGNGEHISFTSKENIIDIPVGVKFNILKYFYFNTGTVFSYDLNSEEYRDKQNGFGAYIGIGAQYHFNNGISIFANPYYKVRALVEIPSENYHYKLAERGVKFGLGYSF; encoded by the coding sequence ATGACAAAAAAACTAAATCTATTTATCGCATTCTTATTTTGTATTTACGGTACTTCATTTTCTCAAGATATTAAGAAAAATACTTTTTTTCTTACCTATTCAGGCTTGGGTCAGAGTGTTAAATCGTCTTTTCAGACCTTGGATGGAGGGGCTTCTTACGATGGACAAGATTTCTTTAATCTTGGACTACAATATCAAAGAAAATTATCCAGAGTAATTGATTTAGAAGCAGCTATCGAGTATTCAGAACATACCTTAGAGACTTCCTACATTTCTGGAAACGGAGAACACATCAGCTTTACTTCAAAAGAAAATATTATTGATATTCCTGTAGGTGTAAAGTTCAATATCTTAAAGTATTTCTACTTTAACACCGGTACTGTTTTTTCTTATGATTTGAACTCAGAAGAATATCGTGATAAACAGAATGGGTTTGGTGCCTACATTGGTATAGGTGCTCAGTATCACTTCAACAATGGCATTTCTATATTTGCCAATCCATATTATAAAGTAAGAGCGTTGGTAGAAATTCCTTCAGAAAATTATCATTATAAATTGGCCGAAAGAGGAGTTAAATTTGGTTTAGGGTATTCTTTTTAA
- a CDS encoding serine hydrolase domain-containing protein, whose product MKKKIRIILRIVALFVAAEIVSSGVVFGQTFNSIKPETKNTIDSIFNAKIEAKKTVGVSIAIVDNEKVVYSNGYGYSNKEEEIKASDQSIYRVGSITKSFTALSLLKLQEEQKLSLDDPIQKYIPELTIKSDFDTDNNIYIKDILTHTSGLPNDILNGMFTEELPKNEWIIDALNKQKMASPRNYFTSYSNVGYMLLGELIERESGMNYSEYINKEIFQSLGMKNSTVNKNIPVSYLKNEQIQESSVIPSIGGINSNVLDMSKFMMMMINKGKSSSGKLMHKTSINEMEKERFTKTKLLDDWEGTAYALTVQEVTVNNKKNSTKEVKMYGHGGDTPSFHADYKYIPELKVGVVVMSNTDAGYVSARSVLLDYLNTEKELKAKLSVVNRAQFQEAKTEIPSPKEILGTYTIGTYKVDVDSIDRFHLKIGSFTADFEKQNDSLFYFIPQLNQKYRFVKVGNEILVKSVSVHTGREGYVGNKFDNKQITDSWKNRLGKYEAINAISCGEAKTFNFSTAKLELKETDGVLQAFLQSKTNDSLPQPFFKIVDDSTAQEAGIGRNTGTYLMVLDNGNLYYNGFEFKRIKSAL is encoded by the coding sequence ATGAAAAAGAAAATCAGAATCATCCTTAGAATAGTCGCACTTTTTGTAGCAGCTGAAATTGTATCATCAGGAGTAGTATTTGGACAAACTTTCAATTCTATCAAACCCGAAACTAAAAATACTATCGATAGCATTTTTAACGCAAAAATTGAAGCAAAGAAAACTGTAGGAGTAAGTATTGCTATTGTTGACAACGAAAAAGTAGTTTATTCCAATGGGTATGGCTATTCGAACAAAGAAGAAGAAATAAAAGCCAGCGATCAAAGTATTTACAGAGTCGGTTCAATAACAAAATCATTTACTGCGTTATCACTTCTAAAACTTCAAGAGGAACAGAAGTTATCTTTAGATGATCCTATTCAAAAGTATATTCCTGAACTAACAATAAAATCAGATTTTGATACAGATAACAACATTTACATCAAAGATATTCTAACACATACATCGGGACTTCCTAATGATATTCTAAATGGAATGTTTACAGAAGAATTACCAAAAAATGAATGGATAATAGATGCTTTGAATAAACAAAAGATGGCATCGCCTAGAAATTATTTTACTTCTTATTCTAATGTCGGCTACATGTTATTGGGGGAACTTATCGAAAGAGAAAGCGGCATGAATTATTCAGAATACATCAATAAAGAGATCTTTCAATCTTTAGGTATGAAAAATTCTACTGTGAATAAAAACATTCCGGTGAGTTACTTGAAGAATGAACAAATTCAAGAAAGTAGTGTCATTCCAAGTATCGGAGGGATTAATTCTAATGTTTTAGATATGAGTAAATTCATGATGATGATGATCAACAAAGGGAAGTCATCATCGGGAAAACTGATGCATAAAACGAGTATCAATGAAATGGAAAAGGAGAGATTTACTAAGACCAAACTACTTGATGATTGGGAGGGTACTGCTTATGCTTTAACTGTTCAAGAAGTAACAGTCAACAATAAAAAGAACTCAACGAAAGAAGTTAAAATGTATGGTCATGGAGGAGATACACCTTCTTTTCATGCAGACTATAAATATATTCCTGAACTAAAAGTAGGAGTGGTAGTCATGTCGAATACAGATGCAGGTTATGTGAGTGCTCGATCGGTATTACTAGATTATTTGAACACCGAAAAAGAATTGAAAGCTAAACTAAGTGTCGTAAATAGAGCACAATTTCAAGAGGCAAAAACAGAAATACCTTCTCCGAAAGAAATTTTAGGAACATATACTATCGGAACATACAAAGTTGATGTGGATAGTATTGACAGATTTCATCTAAAAATAGGAAGCTTTACTGCAGATTTTGAAAAACAAAACGACTCCCTTTTTTACTTTATCCCTCAGTTAAATCAGAAATATAGATTTGTAAAGGTAGGCAACGAGATTTTAGTAAAATCAGTAAGTGTTCATACAGGAAGAGAAGGATATGTTGGAAATAAGTTTGATAATAAGCAAATTACAGATTCTTGGAAAAACCGATTAGGTAAGTACGAAGCCATCAATGCCATCTCTTGTGGAGAAGCAAAAACTTTCAATTTTTCGACAGCCAAACTAGAACTTAAAGAAACAGATGGGGTACTTCAAGCTTTTCTTCAATCGAAAACGAATGACAGTCTGCCACAGCCATTTTTTAAAATAGTAGATGATTCTACTGCTCAAGAAGCAGGAATAGGGAGAAATACTGGAACTTATTTGATGGTGTTAGACAACGGAAACTTATATTATAATGGATTCGAATTCAAAAGAATTAAATCTGCTCTTTAA
- a CDS encoding AIR synthase related protein has protein sequence MQERYAQRGVSASKEDIHNAIKRLDKGLFPKAFCKIVPDILTGDDEYCAIMHADGAGTKSSLAYLYWKETGDMSVWRGIAQDAIIMNTDDLLCVGATGNTLLSSTIGRNKNLIPGEVISELINGTEEVLQMLRDNGFEIHSTGGETADVGDLVRTVIVDSTVTTRMRRDEVIDNSNIQAGDVIVGLASYGQATYESEYNGGMGSNGLTSARHDVFAKYLAEKYPESFDPQVPNDLVYSGSQKLTDAIADLTLDAGKLVLSPTRTYAPIIKKVLDELRPEIHGMVHCSGGAQTKVLHFVDNVHVVKDNLFAVPPLFEMIHKNSGTDWKEMYKVFNMGHRMEIYVDPKHAQTIIDISKSFNVDAQIIGRVEAKEGGKSLDIHSEFGKFSY, from the coding sequence ATGCAAGAGCGATACGCACAACGAGGAGTTTCTGCCTCAAAAGAAGATATCCACAACGCCATTAAGCGTTTGGACAAAGGATTATTTCCAAAAGCATTTTGTAAAATTGTTCCGGATATCCTTACGGGTGACGACGAGTACTGTGCCATTATGCATGCCGACGGTGCTGGTACAAAATCATCTTTAGCTTACTTATACTGGAAAGAAACAGGCGATATGTCTGTTTGGAGAGGTATTGCTCAAGATGCGATCATAATGAACACAGACGACCTTCTTTGTGTAGGTGCAACAGGTAATACTTTACTTTCTTCTACAATTGGTAGAAATAAAAACTTAATTCCTGGTGAAGTAATCTCTGAGTTGATTAACGGTACTGAGGAAGTACTTCAGATGTTAAGAGACAACGGATTCGAAATTCATTCTACAGGTGGTGAGACTGCCGATGTAGGCGATCTAGTAAGAACTGTGATTGTCGATTCTACCGTAACCACTCGTATGAGAAGAGACGAAGTGATCGATAATAGTAATATCCAAGCAGGTGATGTTATTGTAGGTTTGGCTTCATACGGTCAGGCTACCTACGAATCTGAATACAATGGCGGTATGGGTTCTAACGGTTTAACTTCTGCTCGTCATGATGTTTTTGCTAAATACTTAGCAGAAAAATATCCTGAAAGTTTTGATCCTCAAGTTCCAAACGACTTGGTATACTCTGGTTCTCAAAAGTTAACTGATGCCATTGCTGACTTAACTCTTGACGCAGGTAAACTAGTATTATCGCCAACAAGAACATACGCTCCAATCATCAAGAAAGTATTGGACGAACTTCGTCCTGAAATTCATGGTATGGTTCACTGTTCGGGTGGTGCTCAAACTAAAGTGCTTCACTTCGTGGATAACGTTCACGTGGTAAAAGACAACTTATTTGCAGTTCCTCCATTGTTCGAAATGATCCACAAAAACAGTGGTACAGATTGGAAAGAGATGTACAAAGTATTCAACATGGGTCACCGTATGGAGATTTATGTGGATCCTAAACATGCTCAGACAATTATTGATATTTCTAAATCTTTCAATGTGGATGCACAAATTATTGGTCGTGTAGAAGCAAAAGAAGGTGGAAAATCACTTGATATACACTCAGAATTTGGTAAGTTCTCGTACTAA
- a CDS encoding LytR/AlgR family response regulator transcription factor, with protein MKAIIVEDSNLARLELNHLLKKHKEIEIVGEAETGEEAIQLIGELNPELIFLDIHLPDMDGFRILNSLNQIPNIIFTTAYDQYAIKSFDYSTIDYLLKPITQQRLDVALQKLNHDVEEAPQLGMDNSIFIKDSDDCYLAKLSKISLFETEGNYTKVFFDDKSPLLHKSLNQIESRLDPSFFFRVNRQQLINVNQIKDIDTWFKGKLKLTLSCGNEVEVSERQSVAFKRLLSI; from the coding sequence ATGAAAGCTATAATTGTAGAAGATTCTAACTTGGCTCGGTTAGAACTAAATCATCTTTTAAAAAAGCACAAGGAAATTGAAATTGTAGGAGAAGCAGAAACAGGAGAAGAAGCAATTCAGCTAATTGGAGAATTGAATCCAGAACTTATTTTTTTGGATATTCACCTTCCGGATATGGATGGCTTTAGAATATTGAATAGTTTAAATCAGATTCCAAATATTATATTTACGACTGCTTATGATCAATATGCTATTAAATCATTTGATTACAGTACGATTGATTATTTGTTGAAGCCAATTACTCAGCAAAGGTTAGATGTTGCATTACAGAAGTTAAATCATGATGTAGAGGAAGCCCCTCAACTAGGAATGGATAATTCAATTTTTATCAAAGATTCTGACGACTGTTATCTAGCAAAACTGAGTAAGATATCACTTTTTGAAACAGAAGGAAACTACACTAAAGTTTTTTTTGACGATAAATCTCCTTTGCTTCATAAGTCATTAAACCAAATCGAAAGTCGTCTAGATCCTTCTTTTTTCTTCAGGGTTAACCGGCAACAACTCATCAATGTTAATCAGATAAAAGATATTGATACTTGGTTCAAAGGAAAACTGAAGCTCACTCTTAGTTGTGGTAATGAAGTGGAAGTAAGTGAGCGACAAAGTGTAGCCTTCAAAAGATTGCTAAGTATTTAA
- a CDS encoding TIGR02757 family protein, whose translation MIDLLEASYQKYNQPNFIEDDPISIPHSFSKKEDIEIMAFWASMLAWGQRKTIINKCRELVTLMDGAPHDFIINHQESDLEKLLTFKHRTFNDVDTLYFISFFKRHYQQFDSLEDAFLIGYSQNDENVEKSLINFHNYFFDDEHAPHRTKKHIATPARKSACKRLNMFLRWMVRKDNQGVDFGIWDTIQPSQLICPLDVHVERVSRKLKLLERKQSDWRAAVELTNELKKLDPNDPVRFDFALFGLGLEKFASS comes from the coding sequence ATGATCGACCTTTTAGAAGCAAGTTACCAAAAATACAATCAACCTAATTTCATTGAAGACGATCCAATCAGTATTCCTCATTCGTTCTCCAAAAAAGAAGATATTGAGATTATGGCCTTCTGGGCCAGTATGTTAGCATGGGGTCAACGTAAAACAATCATCAATAAATGTAGGGAATTAGTCACTTTAATGGACGGTGCTCCACACGATTTTATCATCAATCATCAGGAAAGTGATTTGGAAAAGTTACTCACATTTAAACATCGAACGTTTAACGATGTGGATACTTTGTATTTTATTTCTTTTTTTAAGAGACATTATCAACAATTTGACTCTTTGGAGGATGCTTTTTTGATAGGTTATTCACAAAATGACGAAAATGTTGAAAAGTCGTTGATAAATTTCCACAATTATTTCTTTGATGATGAACACGCACCACATCGCACAAAGAAACACATTGCCACCCCAGCTAGAAAATCTGCTTGCAAACGTTTGAATATGTTTTTGAGATGGATGGTAAGAAAAGATAATCAAGGAGTAGATTTCGGAATTTGGGACACCATACAGCCTAGCCAACTCATCTGTCCACTTGACGTACATGTCGAAAGAGTGAGTAGAAAATTAAAACTCTTGGAAAGAAAACAATCGGATTGGAGAGCCGCTGTTGAGTTGACCAATGAATTAAAAAAATTAGATCCAAATGATCCGGTACGATTCGATTTTGCGTTATTCGGGTTAGGTTTAGAAAAATTTGCGAGTAGTTAA
- a CDS encoding c-type cytochrome, which yields MKLKYILLSFPIVALLSFTNNDPLKESISRGQGVYMVNCMHCHLQDGQGVEPTVPPLVGVKYLVENKHQAIRQVLHGLEEPITINGVTYDGNMPEQGALSDQEAADVLNYIRNSWGNKAPMISAHEVAMER from the coding sequence ATGAAACTAAAATATATACTTCTCAGCTTTCCTATAGTTGCATTACTTTCATTCACTAATAATGATCCACTTAAAGAAAGTATTAGTCGCGGACAAGGCGTGTATATGGTCAATTGCATGCATTGTCATTTACAAGACGGTCAAGGAGTCGAACCAACCGTTCCTCCTTTGGTAGGTGTAAAATATTTAGTAGAAAATAAACATCAAGCGATTCGACAAGTTTTACATGGCTTGGAAGAGCCGATTACCATTAATGGAGTCACTTATGATGGAAACATGCCTGAACAGGGTGCATTATCGGATCAGGAAGCAGCTGATGTATTAAATTACATTCGAAATTCTTGGGGAAATAAAGCCCCAATGATCAGTGCTCATGAGGTAGCAATGGAAAGATAA